The genomic DNA CCAAGCTTCGGTTGGGCTCCACTCGACATTGGCGAAAAGCAGGAAAGTGGCGAGGTGCTCGCCGGTCTTGGCTCCGTAGCCCGGCGGAAAGAGCAGCAGGAAATGGCCGGGCCGGCGCAGCACCCAAGCCTCGCTGATCAGCTTGCCTTTTTGAGTCAAAAAAGCGGCCGGCGCGATTTGGAATTCGGCCAGCTTCAGGATGTCTTGGGTCACGTAGGCATTGAGGAATTTTGCGGCTTCGGGCCCGCTGACTTGGCAAATCTCCCCGACCGGCTCCCAGCCCAGGGCTTTTTCCTGAGCGGTAATATAGTTGGGCGACGCTGGCATCGTTTTCCTATATAATCGTAGCGATGGGGGGTCAACCCAGGGTAAAAACCTTTGCAGCGAGGAGGAGCTTATGTCGGAATCCAACCTGAAAGAACAGATCGGGCACGCCCTGGGCCGCATTGCCAGCGGAGTGGCGGTCTTGACGACCGAAGACAAGGGTCAAAGCGGCGCGATGCTGGCGTCCTGGTACCAGCAGGCGAGCTTCGAGCCGCCGATGATCAGCTTCGCGGTGAAGCGCGGCCGGCCGGTGGTCGAGATGATCCAGCATTCGAAGAAGCTGGCCCTCAACATCCTGCACACCGGGCAAAAAGACATGCTGGGCCATTTCGGCCGGGGTTTCGAGCCGGGCCAAGATCCCTTCAAGGGCATCAAGATTGAGCGGCAGGGCTTGGGCGTTCCGATCCTGAAGAATTGCCTCTGCTATCTGGAATGCGAGCTGAAGCACGAGTACGAAGCCGGCGACCACTTGATCTTCGTGGCCCAAGTCGTCAATGCCGGCAGCGAGGAAGAGGGCCAGCCGATGGTTCATCTGCGGCGGAACGGATTTAATTACTGATCCCCCCTTTTTCAAAGGGGGGAGGTCGTAAAAAGAATTTTTAGTATTTATTAGCGACCCGGACGAAACAGCTTCGACACGACAGGGCGCGGGGCCTCGGTCAGGTGGCGGCCGGTGCTGGAGGTGGCGACGTATTCCGAAGAGCCGGGCAGGGGGGTGTTTTCGGTGTTTTCCTCGGTCTTGGCCGCGGCCTCGACGGCGAAGATCATCGATTCAAAGGGAAGCGATTCCGAGCCCAGGACGGCTCCCGGGCGAATTTGAGCGGGGGGTGGGGGAAACTTACTCATATTCTTAACCTGCCTTCTTTCAAACCCCTTCTCGAAAATCCCAACAATCTGTACTTATTTTCGGTCCGTAGGCCTTGCTGAGTTGCTAGGATGCCTCAGGCTTCGCAAAAAAGTCAAACGTCCAAACCGGCGAGCCCAAGAAATAGGCTGACCCGCTAAGCGGCTCCCGGCCTGATCTGGGCGGCATCCAGCACCTTGCGATCGAGCTTGGGCAGGGCCAAGGTCTTCACTTCCTCCAGCGGGAAAAAGCGGGCTTCCTCATAGTCGGCCGAGGGCCTCAGCCGACCGGCGGCCAGGCCGCGCCAGGCGAGCGAGGTGATGCGGTGATGGGTGATCCCGTGAACCGTGGCCGGCAAGCTCTCCTGCGGCTCGAATTCCAGGCCCAGCTTGGCTTTGAGGCCGGCGCGGAGCAGGCCGGCGCCCTCGTCGCCTTCCCCGACATATTCCTGAGGCAGGGCCCACATCCCTTGAAACCAGCGCGAGACCTTGGGTTTGAGCAAGAGCACCGCCTCGCCGCGTAAGGCCACCGCCACCCCGCGAGTGAGGCGCAGGGTCTTTTGAGCCGGCGGGGTTTCGGGGAAAGACTCCGGATCGCCACTCTGGGCGGCGGCACAGAGGCCGGCGACCGGGCAGCGGTGGCAGGAGGGCAGGACCACCCGGCAGACCGTGGCGCCCAGCTCCATCAGGCCCTGGTTGAAATCGCCGGGGTCCTGGGGATCGATCAGCTCGGCGGCCAGGGCCCAAATCTCTTTCTGTAGGCGGCCTGCCTTGGCGTGGCCGCGGCGGCGGAAGATCCGGGAGAGGACGCGGACGACGTTGCCGTCGACCAAGGGCTCGGCTTGACCGAAGGCGATCGAGGCGATGGCGCCGGCGGTGTAGGGCCCGATGCCCGGCAGCTCGCGGAGCCCGCCGGCGTTTTCCGGCATCCGTCCGCCGTGTTGCTTCAGCACCGCTTGGGCGCCGCGATGCAGGAGCTTGGCCCGGCGGTAATAGCCGAGCCCGGCCCACTGGGCGAGGACGGCCTCTTCCGGCGCCTCGGCCAGGGCCCGCAAGGTCGGAAAACAGGTCAGAAATTTTTCGTAGTAGGGAATGACGGTCACGACTTGGGTCTGCTGGAGCATGATCTCGCTGACCCAGATGGCGTAGGGATCCCGCTTCCGCCGCCAGGGCAGATCCCGCTTGTGTTTTCGGTACCACTGAAGCAGTTTACGCCGAAAATTTGTCCGAAACGTTGAATGGATTTGCATCGGATCTCCCGGCTTTATGGCAAAAATCGACGTCTTTCAACATGTCCCGCATGAAAACTTGGGCAGCTTCGAAAGGACGCTGGCCGAGGCGGGCGTCGAGGTCCGCTACATCCACTCCTACCGCGAGGACTTGGCCCGGCTGAAATTGAGCGAGCGCGAGGGCTTGAGCGGCGTGATCGTCCTCGGCGGCCCGATGAGCGCCAACGACGGCGAGGAGCTCCCCTTCATCCGCGAGGAGCTGCGGCTGATCGAGGAGGCGATGAAGCTGGAGCTGCCCTTCCTCGGCGTTTGCCTGGGCTCCCAGCTTTTGGCCAAGGCCCTGGGCAAGCGGGTTTACCGCGGCGAGGCCAAGGAGATCGGCTGGTACCCGCTCTGGATGCGGCCGGAAGCCAAGCAAGACCCGCTCTTCCAGGATTTCCCCGCCAAGCTCGAGATGTTCCAGTGGCATGGCGAGACTTTCGAGCTGCCTTACGGCTCGACCCTTTTGGCTTCTTCCCAGCTTTACCTTCATCAAGCCTTTCGCTATGGAAAGGCCGCTTACGGCCTCCAGTTTCATGCCGAGATGACGCCCGAGATGATCGCCGAATGGGAGCGGGAAGGCCGGGCAGAGATCGAGCGGGCCGGCTTGAAGGCCCGCTGGGAGAGCATCGAGGCCGAAAACGACCGTCATTTGCCGCGCTTACGGAGCTTGGGCGAAGCGGCGATGCGCGGCTTCGCAAAGCTTTTGAAATAGGATCTAATCAATCAGCACTCTGTTTGACCGAGAGGTTCAAGATGCAAATGAAAAAAGGAATCGCCCTGGCCTTGGTGGCCACCAGCTTTGTCTTCTTGGGAGCCTGCGGCTCCTCGGATTCCAACGGCGAGCCCGACGGGACCCCGACGCCCACTCCGACCCCGACCTCGGCGCCCCAGCCCAATCAAGTCGTCTTCACGCCGGTCGGAGCCGAAATCGCCGAGGACTTGATCGATCTGGAGTTCCTGCCCGGCCGGAACGGCGAGTCGATCGCGATCGGCTTGGGCGGCACGGTTTATTACCTCCGGGCCGACTTCACGCCGCTGAGCCAGACGGCCAGCATCGCGGTCGATGACGACAATGAGCAGGGCCTGCTCAATGTGGCCGCCGATCCGGATTACGGCAGCAATGGCCAGATCTACCTGTACTACACCGTCGAAGGCTCGAACCCCGATATCAATCGGGTCACTCGCTACGGCGTCCAAGTCGACGTCGATAACGATACTTTCGAGCTGGTGAACGGGCAGGACATCATCGAGTTCAACAAGAACCAGGCTCCGGCCCCCGGTCCCAACCACAATGGCGGCGGCATGGTGTTCGGCGCCAATCGCCAGCTCTTCATCGGCGTCGGCGATGGCGGGGGCAGCTCGAGCTCCGACACCGACGAGGAATTGAGCCAGCTCTACGAAATCTCCCTGGGCAAGGTCCATCGCATCATCCCCAATGAGAACGCGCCGGGCTTCACGTTTCCCGACTGCCAGGTGATTCCGGAAGGCGATGACATCGATTGCGACACCGGAACCCCAACGACGGTTTACTCCATCGGCTTGCGTAATCCATTCACCTTGACCGTCGATGAAGAGTCCGACCTCTTCCTCGGCGACGTCGGCGAAGGAGCCTTCGAAGAGATCAACTGCGTCTATTTCGCCAATGAGAATTACGGCTGGCCCCATTGCGAAGGCGACTGTGACCCTCGGGTTCCCGGCTTCCAAGATCCGATCCACGGCTTCGCCCACAGCGACGAGACCTTCAACAACCAAGACCCCGAGGAGAACCAGCCCGGCGGTCCCCAATCGATCATGGCCTCGGCCTATTACTTCGGCGACCAATACGACGGCCGTTTCACCGGCAAGCTGATCTACAACGAGTTCTACGACGGCTGGGTCCGCCTGCTAACCTTGGACGCCGCCGATCGGGTGATCGGCGACGAGCACATCGGCCATCAGCGCGGGCTCACCGGCCTCCACGAGAACCCGGCCGACGGCCTGCTCTACGGTCCGGCGCTCTTCGGCTCCTCGCAGATCTTGCGGCTGGATTTGCTGCCGTAGTCGATGTTGAAATTCTTCCGCTGAATCTCCCCCCTTTGAAAAAGGGGGGCAGGGGGGATTTAAAGCCTTGGCAAATGTCTGAACGCCCATTGGCATCAATGCCATCGCTTCAAATCCCCCCTTGGTCCCCCCTTTTTCAAAGGGGGGAGACTCAATCAGGCCGGATTCGCTCGGCCCACCAGCGCCGGGCTTCCTCGGCCCCCCAGGTTTCCGTGGCCGGGAGCCTTTGCAGGGCCTTCTCCAAATCTTGGACCTTTTGGAAGCGGTCCTCGGGCGCCTTCTCCAGGCAGGTCAGGATCACTTCGTCCCATTCCGGCGGTAAGCCCGGCCGCAGGGCCGAAGGCGGCTTGGGCTTGAGCTGGAGATGCTCGAGCATCAGCTCGTAGTCGGTGCCGTAATCGAAGGGGGCTTGGCCGGTCAGCAGGAAATAGCCCAGGCTCCCCAACATGTAGATGTCGACCCGGCCATCCAATTGGGCGACTCCCATCACGCATTCGGGCGCGGTGTAGCGGGGAGTTCCCGCGAAGACACCGTCGAAGCTTTCCCGCGATCCGCGGTATTCCCGGGCCAAGCCGAAATCGAGGACCTTGACGAAATCCGGGATTTCACCGCGCTGGGTG from bacterium includes the following:
- a CDS encoding flavin reductase family protein; the protein is MSESNLKEQIGHALGRIASGVAVLTTEDKGQSGAMLASWYQQASFEPPMISFAVKRGRPVVEMIQHSKKLALNILHTGQKDMLGHFGRGFEPGQDPFKGIKIERQGLGVPILKNCLCYLECELKHEYEAGDHLIFVAQVVNAGSEEEGQPMVHLRRNGFNY
- the mutY gene encoding A/G-specific adenine glycosylase, with the translated sequence MQIHSTFRTNFRRKLLQWYRKHKRDLPWRRKRDPYAIWVSEIMLQQTQVVTVIPYYEKFLTCFPTLRALAEAPEEAVLAQWAGLGYYRRAKLLHRGAQAVLKQHGGRMPENAGGLRELPGIGPYTAGAIASIAFGQAEPLVDGNVVRVLSRIFRRRGHAKAGRLQKEIWALAAELIDPQDPGDFNQGLMELGATVCRVVLPSCHRCPVAGLCAAAQSGDPESFPETPPAQKTLRLTRGVAVALRGEAVLLLKPKVSRWFQGMWALPQEYVGEGDEGAGLLRAGLKAKLGLEFEPQESLPATVHGITHHRITSLAWRGLAAGRLRPSADYEEARFFPLEEVKTLALPKLDRKVLDAAQIRPGAA
- a CDS encoding gamma-glutamyl-gamma-aminobutyrate hydrolase family protein (Members of this family of hydrolases with an active site Cys residue belong to MEROPS family C26.) → MAKIDVFQHVPHENLGSFERTLAEAGVEVRYIHSYREDLARLKLSEREGLSGVIVLGGPMSANDGEELPFIREELRLIEEAMKLELPFLGVCLGSQLLAKALGKRVYRGEAKEIGWYPLWMRPEAKQDPLFQDFPAKLEMFQWHGETFELPYGSTLLASSQLYLHQAFRYGKAAYGLQFHAEMTPEMIAEWEREGRAEIERAGLKARWESIEAENDRHLPRLRSLGEAAMRGFAKLLK
- a CDS encoding PQQ-dependent sugar dehydrogenase; this encodes MKKGIALALVATSFVFLGACGSSDSNGEPDGTPTPTPTPTSAPQPNQVVFTPVGAEIAEDLIDLEFLPGRNGESIAIGLGGTVYYLRADFTPLSQTASIAVDDDNEQGLLNVAADPDYGSNGQIYLYYTVEGSNPDINRVTRYGVQVDVDNDTFELVNGQDIIEFNKNQAPAPGPNHNGGGMVFGANRQLFIGVGDGGGSSSSDTDEELSQLYEISLGKVHRIIPNENAPGFTFPDCQVIPEGDDIDCDTGTPTTVYSIGLRNPFTLTVDEESDLFLGDVGEGAFEEINCVYFANENYGWPHCEGDCDPRVPGFQDPIHGFAHSDETFNNQDPEENQPGGPQSIMASAYYFGDQYDGRFTGKLIYNEFYDGWVRLLTLDAADRVIGDEHIGHQRGLTGLHENPADGLLYGPALFGSSQILRLDLLP